A segment of the Elaeis guineensis isolate ETL-2024a chromosome 6, EG11, whole genome shotgun sequence genome:
TTTCACTGTTTGTTTCATATTAACAGGTCATGATGCGTTTGTTTAGTCCTCGTAAAACAACATTATTATTTGTTATACGTGATAAAACTAAGGTGCAGTTTTCTTTCCTTTGTCATAATCTGAAAAACTTTTTTCTTATCATTCTCACATGTTTTGATTGTGCATTTTTTCCCTTTTGCATTTCAATAGACTCCTCTGGAAAATTTGGAACCTGTTCTGAGGGAAGACATTCAAAAGGTTCATGTTATCTAATGGGTGATCACTGCATATGTGGTATTTCCATTTTTGGTTTTCTAACATCAAAAATATTCTGCAGATATGGGATTCTGTTCCAAAACCACAAGCTCACACAGAAACTCCACTTAGTGAATTTTTTAATGTAAGCTATCATAAATGACTGATATGGGATAAAGATTTTTATATTTACCCATTGCTCATGAAATTGTGTTTGCTACTCTATTATCTAATTTGATATAATTATCCAGGTCGAAGTTGTGGCTCTTTCAAGTTATGAAGAGAAAGAAGAGCTATTCAAAGAACAGGTGCATTGTCACATGCAGGCACCGCCTGTCATTCTACTAAACAAATTCAACTTGCAATTTATTTGGAGTTCTTACTATGCATTATTGCTTTACTTGTCACTTGGATGGCATGCTTATAGGTCTAGGTTTCAAATATTGTGGAATGGAGCCATCCTATTTTCCATGGAACAAGATGCCCTGCATCTCTACACTTGGCACGGTGGATGTCCCATCCTATCCTTGTCCATTTCCTGACTTATCCCGTACCAACACTCAGGATGATGCCCTGTATTGACATGTGGGATGGTGGGTTGCCCTGCCATCCTATCAGTTTTTAAAGCCTTGTAATAGGTCAGAACATATGTTTCTTGCATGGAACAATGCAAATCAAATTGCTGCTTAGTTTTATGACATTGGTGTGGATAGCCCACTTGTCGTATAATAGCAAGCTCTACAAGCTCCAATAAACATAGCGTGTGACAATTTATATGAAATTAACAATACACAATGTAAAATAAAAGGGAGTTGGACTTGTTGTATCATTATCATGGGTTTAGATTAAATTACTTCTAAAAGAAGCACATGCACCCAAACCTATAACATGACAGTGAATATAAGAGGAATGGTGGGAGGAAAGGAGTTATGGGATTTAAAAGAACCCCACTATGAAGACATTGTAGATAGAACTGGAGTGGGACTATTTCCAACTTCCAACTACTTTTATATAAAAGATAAAAAGGTAAATGTAAATTCATCATAAGTAAGAACTCAATGGAATTCGTAGTTTAATTATTGAGCAGAATTTGGTCAACTCAGTGTGCGCAACCAATAGTCTGCATTGTAAATTGATGGATACAGTTTCTTTTAGAAGGTAGAAAAACTTGGACATTCCAAATGAACTTTGAGGACCAGGATCCGATGTAAAAATTAGCACTAGGCCTATAAATAACTAAATAAGAGAGGTTACTTTTTAGCATAAATTTTGCTTCCCTTTTCAAAACCAGCAGGTGAGAAAGATACTTCACCAGATTGCATCATCAGCAAGACTTGTTATCCAGAAGATTAGTCTTGACAGTTGGCCAGAATCACCCTTGTCGAAGCATTTTATCATCCACTTTAAATGGCTGCCTTTTAGGAAAAATAAACCTGCAGTTAATATTTTGAGGCCTGCTGCTTTATTTAATAACAAGGCTTGTTATGGTTCGCGCATGAGGCGATATGTTGAACTGTCAAGAGCATTTGGTGATATAATAATCAGGGGATAATtatgatctttttattttttattttttgcatgattTTGTAGAAAATATTATCTCAGTCCTTGTAATTCAAATGCAAGAGTTATTAATATTTTCAAGTAGTCAGTAGTTGCTACTAAAACATAGAATTCTAATGCTTGATCAGCTGAAGTCATGACAATAATGTCACCTGCAGGGAATGTTAGGTTGTGGAGCCATTTGTTTGCATTAGTATTCAGAAGAACCATACTTGCCTGCCTTACCTAATTCTTGTTGTTCTATTATGATCTTGCTTCACCTTGCACTTGTATCTGAGGTCAAGATCACCTCATACACTCAAAAGCATAAGTTCTTTGATTTGAAAAATGAAGATTCCCTTTAGTTTAGCTGACCTCCATTGGTTGACTAGGACAAGTTTTGTGTGGTTACTTATTAATTTTATGCTGTAATCAATGAAGGTTGCAACTTTAAGGCAAAGATTTTTTCATTCTATTGCTCCTGGTGGACTTGCTGGGGATCGCCGTGGTGTTGTTCCTGCTTCAGGATTTTCATTTAGTGCACAACAGATCTGGAAAGTTATAAAGGAGAATAAGGACCTTGATTTGCCTGCACACAAGGTGATGCTCTGTTTACTTTCTTGATTGCAGAATTGAATTTCCAATGAGTATTGGCTTAAATTTTATCTTGCCTCTTTGTTGTAGGTTATGGTAGCCACTGTACGCTGTGAAGAAATTGCTGATGACAAGCTCGTTTATATAAGAGCTGATGAGGTAATTGATGTTCATCCTGCAATTCATTTCTATATGTTCTTTACATGAAATTTTCAAACTTGAGCAGTATATCATTCTTTGTTGCATTATAGGAGTGGCTTCAACTTGAAGAGGCTGTTCAGCTTGATATAGTACCAGGGTTTGGGAAGAAGCTTACTGCGATCTTGGACAAGTACTTATCTGGGTGAGCATccttatcatttaaaattacatGCTATATATTTTTCTAGTTTTAATGGTTCAATCAAGGTTTGCCGTCTCCATTTCGGACCCCGTACTAGTGAAATCTCACTGCAATGCGGTATGCGGTATAGTACGGTCGGCTGCATTGGTATGTGGCAGTTCGGCAGTAGCTACTAGTACAGTACAATATGGGGTGTATCAGGCGGTTCGGCTTGATACGGAATTCCATGGTTCAAATTGTGGTTGGAAACACAATCCATTGTTCTGATTAGTATCTATAGATCTTGGGGTTTACAAAGTTTGTTGGTAGTTGGACCAAGACTTTTTGAAGAAGGGGAAAAAGATTGAAGTGTCTATGAAATAAGCTAGTAAGACGATTCCTAGAGAAGTGATGTTCAtagtataaattaaataaattgatGTCCTAATGAGAAAATATATATTGAAGAAGGGAGCTGGCAAATTCTCATCATGTTAGGCGAGAAATTCAACATAACTTGGACAgcagagcacaatacaaaacctAAACTTTTGGGAAGAAACTTTCTGTTTTGTTTTAGAAATATCAGTATTAATTTGTTTGCTTTAAACTCTAATCTTGATATATTTTATTGTTCCATTGATCCTCTATATTTAGGACTAGCCCTCCCAAAAGAaagctttttttttcttaaatgaaAGTCTCACATGTCTTCTGAATTCAGCCTGTTGTAGAACTAAAGTGTGATAGAGATGAGTATGCCCAACAAAGTGTATAAGTTGCAGCACTGGAGCATTTAGTGATGGATTACTACTTATGATGGTATGGATGTTTCCTGTATTGACTGGAGGGGCTCGAATAGGAAGTTGGCATGTGTTTGGTGCAGTTTAGGAAAAAGGAGGCATAAAACTAGGAAAGGCTTCTTTGGATATCCTGTGAAAAGACAAAAGGAATTTGTAGTGTTTCAACCTTTATAGGAACAAATGCTGAAGGATGATTCTTAAAGCTGACCCAAATGGATGGAACAAGGCTTGTTGGTTGTAGTCTGCTTTAGCAGTAGGCTTTGAAATATAAGTTACTTGATATTATCACATTTGGACAGTCAATGATGCTTCATGAAATTTCCAGACACTTCGTATAGTCAAATCATGATGTTGTTTCCCCTTGTCAATGTGAGACAATTCTAACAAATGATTTCAAGTCAAATGCTATATATAGCCAAGATCTTGTTATGATTAGAGTTTTATGTTGCTAATGCTACCATAGGGACATAACCATATAACTATTGTTCTTGCTTTACTAGGATTAGTTGATGCGTCCCACTAGATTAGTCTGGGGTATTTGATGCTTGCCACTTGCCTTATGTGCTTGAGAAAAACTGGTTATTGTAGTTGCCACAACCAAATGTGGCTCTTCAAATGTATATTTCTATCAGACTGTATCATAAATAGATTTCATTTTTAATTTTGGAGGATGGTAGAAGAGATTTATTCTTTGGACACTTAATAACACCACCAGAAGCTTGACTTGCTAATGTCTGTTTCTAGTTGTGTTACTGAGCTGttaaatttattctttttttttttttgcaggtaTGATATGGAAGCTATTTATTTTGATGAAGTTGTCAGAACTGCAAAGAGACAGCAACTTGAATCAAAACTTTTGGAGGTATTATTGAGCTGTGTAGAATTTTTGTCTATATGGAGTATCAGCATGCAGTCCAAGTCGATGTGCCATTAATGTTACTTACATCATAAAAAATAGTGGGACTGCATAAATATAAAAGACCACTACCGCATAATCATTAATTCCATGTCACTGCACTTTTCTAGGATTTGTATTtatttactataatttttatatgcccTTCACCATACTTTCTTTTAAATATCTGataattttcttttcttgttgatctatttttttaatgCTGCTAATACATGATATCCATATTGGCATTAAATCATGGTTGGCTTGCTGAGTTCTTCAGTTGTATTTGGATAATTTAAGTAAAGATGATGGCTTTGGCATATCTGTTAGAATCTTTAGCTCTAGATGATGCTTGTGATATTCTTTGTGGAGAAGTCCTTAGCACAATTATCTAATATTGGGGATACATGGGATTGCTTGAAATGTAGATTTGTAGAATGGATCTGTATGTGTGTAACTTCATGATAGCCCCAGCTTCCATGTTTAAGTATCAGCAGTTTCTGGATAATATGCTCATGTTTTCCTTCCTGCAGTCATATCATGATTGCATTCTATAAAGAGCTTGTGCTACTCTTGAATTATTACAAGTAATTATGCATCTTCTACTGTGGTGGGATATAACCAAGTTCTTCAAGCTTGCTTCCCAATGGGAGCTTTGCCTGGCTGAGTTCGCATAGGAAGAATCACCTATTGAGAGATTTTAGCATCTTACATCAATTATAGAATTTGGAAGAGATGCAAGGATGTCCAAATGATAGGCTGAAGAGTTGATAGGCATCCATGTGTGTTTGTTGTTGAATGTTCATATGTTTTATCAGTcatgcttctgcatccttgaaatTTATAAAGAAGTATCGGTAATCGGAAACGACAAGGATGTTATGCTACAATTGAATTAAACTAGCTATATTTCCTTAAATCGCAAACTCAGTATGATCATACAATTCAGCTTGATGAGGCATCAAAGACCATGTCCAAACTATAACTTTGAAATTCTAAGCTATCTGAGACTtggattcttcaaatattgaaaatttttgtCCAATTGGCGAGGCTAGACATTTCGTGCATAAAACAAGGTTTAAGTTTCAGCCGTGTGTTGAGTCGCAGATGATCATACATATGCTGTGCATTCAACTTGAGATCTGCTACGCTTGGTGGGATAATTGGAAGTGATATTAAGTAATTAGCTTTTCTTACTGAACTGATGTTAATAATATTCTCAAGGCACAAATGTTTAGCAGTTATTATCTTATTGAGTGTAGGGTTCATTATAGCACCATGGAATGACATATTACATgtgtgaaatatatcttataattgTCAGATATAAGGTTGAGTTTTATGGGGCTAGCTATATAACATTACTTAGCTCAAATAAAGAGTGGGTTTCCAACATGTTTTTTTTTATGGAATGTTATCCCTGAAGGTGTATGCTTAAGAAGTACATGGTTGCTTTTCTGAAGCAGGAATCATTGGGGATTTGCAAGCTTTCTGCAACGTAGGTTttagcatattattttataagttgACTCATAGTACTTATGTTCTTTAATGTTGTTTTGACATATGATTTGATTCATTATAAGTTTGTACTAGTTATCTTGTTGCCAGTTGTTTCTCACGGACTGCGATTGCTGTGCTTTTTAGATGGTCCATCCTGCTTACCAATCTATGCTGGGGCATCTACGGTCTAAAACTCTTGATGATTTTAAGGAGGCTTTTCATAAGGCTCTGGAAAGAGGAGAGGGATTTGCTGTTGCTGCGCGTGCCTGTATTCAATCTTTCGTGTTAAAATTTGAGAAAGGCTGTGAAGGTAGGTCTTAGAGAATTCGATTATATTACTTGTTCCATTTTTTTCCCATTCTTTACATTGGAATACCTTACCATCACCTTGTTCTGTTCTATTAACATATTTTTTCTGTGCAACTATCTAATAGTTTTGTTTTCCCTTTTTCCTCTCTTGGTGTATCGCTACCTATTGAGATAGCAGATGCAGCTATTGAACAAGCAAAATGGGACCCTTCCAAGGTTCGGGATAAGCTTCGGCGTGATATTGATGCATATGTTGCTTCAGTTCGTGCTGCAAGGCTATCTGAACTCAGTGCCCAATATGAGGTATTTTGGCCTTTTTCAAATTGAATACCAGAATAGGGGCATGTTAAATGCACATGCGAGTACAAATTAATATTCTGTAGGCTATTTCTGAGTATAATTTTCAGGAACATGTTTCTTAAGATATTAGTAGTTTTCCTAAGTTTGCTTTGCTAAATAAGTAATAGAAAGGTGACAAATCCGCCACTGTGTtgcgtatatatatatgcatgttatCATGTTATTCGCATGCCTGTTGTGTGTGCATCTGTCTGCATGCAGTGGGCATCTTCAAAATTGTTATGGGACCAAATATAACATGATGACAGCCATTATTTTAAACCATCATACGGACTGATTGCTTTTACATACAATCAAGGTGATggtttttcttttcctttgttaTTCCCCTTTTTCTTGAATCAGTTCCATCATAGGCACCCACAGATGTTTTGAACTTGCCACAGTACACctgatttttcatgcatttatttGATCTATATATAGAAAAGCAAGAATAATAAAAATCTAAGATCCCTGGTGGAGAGATTTCAAATAGGTCTAAGATGCTTGATTTTCCGGTCTCCACCCCCGCCATATTGTGTTTCATAAGTCCCTCTTGAATCACAACCATTGAACCACCAAACGTTCTATGTTCTCACTTTCTTTCTTACTAATCATGACTGTTCCTTAGTTTGTCTTCCTCTTCATTCAGGGTCATCCATCAATTGTTCCTTTCTCATTGGATTATAGCGACATTAGAGGACATACACAAGCATTTGTGGGGAGGGTTGACATGGAAACCTGACATTATCAGATATGATAGTGTGTCTGTGTGTTAAAGAACAATGGAGAGGATCAGAGCATGGGTTAAGACAAagtaagaggaagagaaaggggagGGCATTATCACAATTTGAGATTGAGCCATGGGAAAGCAACATGGAAGATGAAAGATTATGAAAATTAGATAGGTAAAATAGGTTTTCTATTCCTAACATTCACCAAAATACCCTTTTGGAAGAtgcttttaaaaaattaagtacaaaaaaGGTAATGGCGTTTAGAGGGTAAATTTTGAAAGAGCATTGATACGGTATTTTGGGAAGAAAGTTGTCAATACTTAAGATGGTCATCATCTCATAGAATGTAATTATAGGTGCAGTCATTAATTAATATGGATCTGAGATACTTGCAGGGACAGCTGAATACCGCTCTTATAGAACCTGTGGAAGCTCTCCTTGATGCAGCTAGTGATGATACCTGGCCAGCAATAAGAAAACTTCTCCAGCGTGAAACTAAGTCAGCTATCTCTGgtttttcttcttccctctcaGCATTTGATATTGACCAGGCAACTACAGATAAAATGCTAGCGAAGCTGGAGGAGTATGCTAGAAATGTTGTTGAATCTAAGGCTAAAGAAGAAGCTGGAAGGGTCTTGATTCGTATGAAGGACAGGTAGTGTGTTTTTCCCTTTAATTTTTCCTTTAAGACTCCAGTATCCTTTGCTTTCAGAATTAGATCAATTTTGTTGCTTTTAACAGGTTTGCAACATTATTCAGTCGTGACTCTGACTCAATGCCTAGAGTTTGGACAGGGAAGGAAGACATAAGAGCAATTACAAAAACTGCTCGTTCTGCAGTATGTCATAGATAGTAACTTTGTTGTAAATATAATGTTATTATTTTGATACTGTGAATTAAATTTGTAATGAGGATTTGAGCAAAAAAGTTGTTTGCAGTCCTTGAAGTTGCTTTCTGTAATGGCTGCAATTCGTTTGGACGATGAGACTGATAACATCGAGAATACACTCTCACTTGCTCTGGTGGATACTGCTAAGAGTGGCAATGCAAATAGAAGCATCCAATCATCTGATCCACTGGCTTCAAGCTCATGGGAAGAGGTGATTAATTTTATAGGCATCTGTTTTGATATATTAAGGACATTGATATGTGCTCGATAATCATGTCTTTGTCAGATAATTTACTTGGTGTTGAGTACCAGATTCCATCACTTGCATTTAAGATGTGCCTATTTTGTATAACCTGGTTTATATTTTCTTTTAGTTTTCTATTCaattttgaaactattttcagCTATACTTCAGGTTCATAAAGCTTTTCTTGGACCACCCATGGTGCCATGATATTGTGTTTTTGTACATTAATAATTTTCACCTTCCATTTTATAAGCTATTAACTTGGTACTCTGATCAGGTCAGTGTTTTTATTTGGAGGGTCAACGGTCCTTGTTGTGGGAAATTTAGTCTCGAATCTCAGTGGTGTTCTGGTTATAAATGACCTGCCTTCGCTGTTCAACATCAGAAGAAATTCTTCTGGTTGTGGATAAATCAGGCCAAGATCTATGACCTAACCACAGCGTATACCAGTGTCTTAGCAACATCAAGAATCTTATATATATCAAATCCAAAATTTCCAGCTACTGCACAAATTGCATGGACAGTGATTGCACTCTGCCAAGCCCCGACTATGTAGTTTGCATTTAATGGTCTCACTTGTGAAGATATTGAAAATTGCAATAATTGTGATCATTTTTCTTCAACCATGCAAATTTTACCTTGTAGTTTTCATTTTGAAAGCAAAAAAATGCGTCATTTTTCTGGCACATTCTATTTTCTTGAGATGCCTGCTCTCTTCTTAATTATGATATAATCATTTAGGTTGACATGTTTTGTTTTTTCACCAGGTTCAACCAACAAAAACTTTGATTACACCAGTCCAATGCAAGTCTTTGTGGAGACAATTCAAAGCAGAAACTGAGTATACTGTAACTCAAGCCATTTCTGCTCAGGTATAGTTTATGTTGTTTACCCTATCCATTCAAATTATGGATGCCGATTTGAAAAGAAAATGTTTTAGATGAGTTTCTGGAGGTTTGATATTTTCTACCACTATAGTTACATGATGATAACTCAGCTTggtaatatttatcaaaatttgattgatttgtCAAATGCTGATGTGAGGTGTCTTCTGGGAATTGGATTAAAAACATGTACCTTCTCCTTTCTTGAAAAAATGTTTATGCTGTCAGCTTGATTTCGAGAATAAGTAGAGCAGATTTATCTTTGGCTAGGAGGTGAAAATCATCATGCCTTTCAGTTTGAACTAAAGAATTTTGCCTGGACTGGAATAGTATCATCCATCCGAATGTTGATTGACTTTTGCTCATTGCATGTCTGCCATTGGCTTTCGGTTTTGCTATTCTCAGTATTGGCAGGCTGCCATTAAATCTATTGTATAAATGCTAGAGTTTACAAATGAACAGAAAACTTTTGCTCGGTGAAACACGGAAGAAGAGTTCTGTTAGCAATAATTTGATATAAAACTACACTATATTGCAAATTTAAATTGAAGAATTTCCTAGTGTGAATGCATCTCTTTTATCTAATCTGTGTATTGCATTTTATCGTTATCTCGGGCGTTTCCTATCTATAATTGCATCTTTATTGTGGTCCTTGTGGTGGATTAATTCCATGATTATTACACCACAAATATAAAACAATTAATTGGTAGAAAAGCAGACACATACATGCAAGCACACAAACTTATGTCCTTGCTCTCATTTCTGACTTTTTTTTTACCTAATTTAATTTATAAGACATTATGGTGATACAGTAGGATTATTATTTTGTGTTGTTAGATCATCAGTGATAGGGACTCAATTCATGAGGAGACTGGCTTTTTCAGGACCTCATCAACTGTCAACCCCCGGTAAAAATGATTAATAGGTGCCTTCTGATATCTGATTTAAGACCCAAAACTACCTGTCAGTCCCAAGTCTTTGGCTGACTGCCAACTTTGTGAGTCCTTACAGTCCTTCTGAAGGGGGATTAGAATTTGGCAGGCACTTATATTTGTTAGATCATCAAAAGGAATTTTTAGGACCTGGAGGTTAAGGGACATGGCTTCTGCTGGACCTTATCAGCAATTGCCGGTACATGCAAGCATGAATAATAGTTGTTGGAGTTGGCAGCTTAGCTATCTGATTTTTGAGTCCTGAAACTCCACAGGATAACATAGTCTTCGGCTCTTTGATCGACAGCAAACTTTGTGAAGTAATCCTAAACAACTTCATAAAGAGGGCTTGGTGTTTGGCAGATACCATGTATTATGTGGTTGAGAGTGAAGTCATCAACTACCTGTCATTACTCTATGGGGGATTGCTATGACAGCTTTTGGATGAGAATGGAGATTTTCTCCCTGTTTGCTTTTTGATAAAATAGGAATTTCTATAACTTTTTGATGAGTGGGGTAGTTTTTCTCTGAAATTTTGAGAGGGTCTAAGTAGGGTTTGCTATCATATTTAATGCAAAAAGCAGTTGCCGTTGGTGATCCATTTGGGAGAGAAAATGGGCGGGTGTAAAATGCCTTGTTAGGGTCATATTGGCCGAGTTCTGAACTCTTATCAAGTATAGTGTTGTAGAGGGGAGCTGATCAGGCTCCTTTGTTCTGGCCTTTGATGTTCCTTTTGGCTTGTACAGGTTTTTGCTCTAGCTTCAAACTCACCATCTTGGCATGATATGCAGTCCTTGTAGTGTTTCTTATTTTGTTGTAACTTAAAATAAAGCAGAGATGCAAGAGATGGTAAATTTGCATTAACAAAGAGTAGATATTTTTGCATCTTATTCTCTTATTTTCTTCAAAGATGGTATTTTTCTGAAGCAATTGATATTTACTACTTCTATGCAATATATAATCTTGAGGTCTATGCAATCATCATTGTCACATTGCGGATTGTACACCTTCCTGACattaaatatgtatatatataatagttGGTAGTTTTCTTTCTCACATAAATATTATAATGTTTCTTACATGCATGTCTTGCATAATGGTAATTTTAAGATGCCAATGATCACA
Coding sequences within it:
- the LOC105047665 gene encoding LOW QUALITY PROTEIN: protein ROOT HAIR DEFECTIVE 3 (The sequence of the model RefSeq protein was modified relative to this genomic sequence to represent the inferred CDS: deleted 2 bases in 1 codon) is translated as MAMLDRSLSVSPFSSSAAGHAGPGLGVHRERVSVEDLRPYQRPRPISPSPSGEMGDDCCSTQLIDGDGVFNVAGIESFMKTAKLAECGLSYAMVSIMGPQSSGKSTLLNYLFHTNFREMDALRGRSQTTKGIWLARCANIEPSTLVMDLEGTDGRERGEDDTAFEKQSALFALAISDIVLINMWCHDIGREQAANKPLLKTVFQVMMRLFSPRKTTLLFVIRDKTKTPLENLEPVLREDIQKIWDSVPKPQAHTETPLSEFFNVEVVALSSYEEKEELFKEQVATLRQRFFHSIAPGGLAGDRRGVVPASGFSFSAQQIWKVIKENKDLDLPAHKVMVATVRCEEIADDKLVYIRADEEWLQLEEAVQLDIVPGFGKKLTAILDKYLSGYDMEAIYFDEVVRTAKRQQLESKLLEMVHPAYQSMLGHLRSKTLDDFKEAFHKALERGEGFAVAARACIQSFVLKFEKGCEDAAIEQAKWDPSKVRDKLRRDIDAYVASVRAARLSELSAQYEGQLNTALIEPVEALLDAASDDTWPAIRKLLQRETKSAISGFSSSLSAFDIDQATTDKMLAKLEEYARNVVESKAKEEAGRVLIRMKDRFATLFSRDSDSMPRVWTGKEDIRAITKTARSASLKLLSVMAAIRLDDETDNIENTLSLALVDTAKSGNANRSIQSSDPLASSSWEEVQPTKTLITPVQCKSLWRQFKAETEYTVTQAISAQEANKRSNNWLPPPWAIVAILVLGFNEFMTLLRNPLYLAVIFVAFLVGKAIWVQLDISGEFRNGALPGLLSLSTKFLPTVMNILKRLADEGQRPAAPETRRNPELDSKSFRNGVYHNSTSDASSNISSSESGAEYSSPLTQ